A section of the Pan paniscus chromosome 11, NHGRI_mPanPan1-v2.0_pri, whole genome shotgun sequence genome encodes:
- the COQ4 gene encoding ubiquinone biosynthesis protein COQ4 homolog, mitochondrial isoform X2: MANLLRPVLRRLCGLPGLQRPAAEMPLRARSDGAGPLYSHHIPTSPLQKALLAAGSAAMALYNPYRHGSVPGFRRPPSTWASSRACRKAPSVASISVSWM; encoded by the exons ATGGCGAATTTGCTGCGCCCTGTCCTCCGTCGGCTCTGCGGGCTCCCGGGCCTACAGCGGCCTGCGGCAG AAATGCCCCTCCGGGCTAGGAGCGACGGCGCCGGCCCGCTATACTCGCACCACATCCCCACCTCCCCGCTGCAGAAAGCGCTGTTGGCCGCCGGCTCCGCGGCGATGGCGCTCTATAACCCCTACCGCCACG GGAGCGTCCCCGGATTTCGACGTCCACCCTCGACCTGGGCAAGCTCCAGAGCCTGCCGGAAGGCTCCCTCGGTCGCGAGTATCTCCGTTTCCTGGATGTGA